The following proteins are co-located in the Armatimonadia bacterium genome:
- a CDS encoding prepilin-type N-terminal cleavage/methylation domain-containing protein, with translation MRRGFTLIELLVVIAIIAILAAILFPVFARAREKARQSSCSSNVKQIMTAWKMYSTDYDGQFTHHIYTQGTTTIYYWYYPMAPYIKNNQIWQCPSDQPHNFTNKPLDEASYGMNWLYCNGRYIRTSSGGTYNYTPKLPAPWK, from the coding sequence ATGCGGCGAGGCTTTACACTCATCGAGCTCCTCGTGGTCATTGCGATCATCGCAATCCTGGCAGCTATCTTGTTCCCAGTATTCGCAAGAGCCCGCGAGAAAGCCCGACAGTCGTCCTGTTCCAGCAACGTCAAGCAGATCATGACCGCGTGGAAGATGTACTCAACGGACTACGACGGGCAGTTCACGCACCACATCTACACCCAGGGCACGACCACGATCTACTACTGGTACTACCCGATGGCGCCGTACATCAAGAACAACCAGATCTGGCAGTGCCCCTCCGACCAGCCCCATAACTTCACCAACAAGCCTCTGGACGAGGCCAGCTATGGGATGAACTGGTTGTACTGCAACGGCCGCTACATCCGCACCAGCTCCGGCGGCACCTACAACTACACCCCGAAGCTGCCGGCGCCGTGGAAG